aatttatacacATACAAAACTCACACTATATGTTAGCAGACATAGTTTTTGTATAAACAGATGAATAACTACACGAACGACCGgaagttaagtgattaccggagcccatagacatcagtgtgcttagtgcgagtttttggcTCTAGCAGCAAACAAAGGGAAGttgttccaattccatacagaTTATAACTTATTCACGattgagaagttaaaaaactcgcactaagcaggtaggcagcggcttggctctgcccctggcattgctgaagtccatgggcgacggtaaccactcaccatcaggtgggtcgtatgctcgtctgcgtacattgggcaataaaaaaaaacactgaacgTGCATGACTCGGGACATACATACATGGCTGGTTCGTTTTTTTCATGAAATAACTGATGAAGGGGAAGGAAGTGTACCAGGAGAACATAACCAGTAAGGAAGTTACATTTAATATTTCCTCGCCCCGCTGGATGGCCTTGTAGAAGAGCTTCTTGTGTCGCGGGCGGGCCGTCCTGCGGTAGGCGGGCCCCCGCCAGCGCCACAGCGCGCCGCCGGGCAGGAACGCCGCCATCTTGCTCACCCCGCCCACCGCGccgcccgcccccgcgccctCCGACGAGCCCGACACCGTGCGACGCTTCGTCTTCTGAAACAATCAACAATATTCAGTCGTACACTGCATTTGTTGTGGGCTGCGTTGGcagaccttttttttcctacctatgctaaccttgaaaggctatttcagcttcgccttcagacgggactcaaaccgggaatgttgctaacactggccctagcaagagccgtgcttcgcaggtctatgggctaatttactcgtcgagccctttgtcgaaagcgacgggttcggcgaggacggtgaccggtgcttgaggtttgACAGACCAGTCTCGTTGCCGTGGCATCATAATCACAAATATTTACCACTGAAATATTTGGTATAATGCATGTCCGATGGCATCGTTTTATACGCGACAGCTAGACTAACTAATAGATGAACATTTCCTCGGTTATGGAAGTCGAAATCAACCAATACATCCAAAACAGACCAGTCTCGCTATGTGAGAATTCTTTTTGAATCAGCAGTTATCCTTATATCTACCTTCTTGGAAGCATCACTGGTGGACGCCGTCGGCTCGTCTTCCATGCCGATCCCGCTATCCTTCAGGTTATCCGGAGCCTCGTCTCTCTTCAGCGCCGATTTCCCGATGTTACTGAAGTCCAACACTGCGCTTTTCACCAAAGACTTCTTCGACAGCACGGTCTTCTTGATAACAGTTTTCATTTCCTCTGGGGACTTCTCTATCGCTATGAGCGTTGACAGTTTGTCATTAGAGTCTCCAGAGTCTTCGTTGGACTTGTTAGAGTCGACGTATTCTGAGGAAGACTTCTTGATGTCCTCTCCCGATGAGCTGGATTGCTCTTTGCAGCTGGAATGATGCCTCTTCCTGTGTTTTCTATGTTTCTTATGGTGCTTCTTGTGCTTGCAGTGCTCTTCGCAGCATTTgtgctttttcttcttcttcttgacgTATTCGTTGGGGTCGTCTTCGCTGGAGTGCCTCTTCAGCTTCTCTTTTCGATGTTTCTTTAGTTTTTTCCTGTCTTTGTGTCTTTCCTGTTCCGTAGCTGGTTTTTGGTCCGAAGTTGAAGGTTTTATTTCAGAAGGCTTCTTGTCTTCTCCACTGGCACTGGTGTTACGTCTACGCTTGCCAAGGGTGAATAGTGGGTTTTCGTATtctgaaattttagaaatatgtattttctaatatAAACTGTTAAAGAGCTGTAAATGTTTCAAGGGTTTATTGtatgactagctgtacccgtccgtttcgctgggcatttaaaattaacattattatttcttacccccacaaagattctcatcattaacaccctcgcaactggtgtagggagtccaacactcatataaatattagcctatccattaagtacatgtattttctacatggataccaagtttcaagtcaatcagatgcatggttcattaggtataacggaacatccgtaaaaaccactgtagatttatatattagtatagattaagatTTAATACCAAAACTACATAAGTAAGTAATCGAAGATTCTTCTCACCAACGACAGGATAATTCGGTTCCAAAAATCTTATATCCTCAATGGCTATTCTGCCGGAGTCTCCATCGTCGAATTCTACAGCCACGAATTTATCATCGTGAGGGTCTGGCGAGGAGACGGCCACAGTACCAGGGTACAGACACCGGTACTGCTGCGACCAGTAGGCGCACACTCGGGCACCTGATGGAAGCTCCGATACCGATACTGGACTTACTTCTAAAATCTGTAAGATCAATAACATCATCCATAGTGAATTTTCAGAGAACAAATTTCAGTTGCACCAGAAAACTTAAATCAGACTTTGGTCCTTGTGTTCCAATGTGTATAATCTCTacatgatgtctatgggtgtCGGTCGATCCGAAGCGACATATCCTTGAAACTTAATTTGAAATATCGGATCAACAATGTCTTATTTGGGATGTAGCATTGCCATGTCCATAAGCGCATGCCACCGATGACGACAATACGAGCATAAAGGAACAACGCAAAATGAAGCTAAACTTATCCTAGTAGGGACAAAATTTATGAACATTCTTGCTGCTCTCGCTAATGTACTTACAGCATCTCGCAGAGTCTCCTCTCGGGACAGTATGTGTGGTTTATTCCCCCTCTCTCCGTCCAGTGTGATGGCGTACACATCTGGCGCTTGCACTGCACTTAGCTTTCCCGCGTAAAACAGTCCTCCCATGGCCGTGAGCACTCGTGGATTTGAGTCCAACTTATCCTCAGTGAGAGTACATTTAGACACGACCGGTGGTGTAGGATCTTTTGAAGGATTATTTACTTCGCATTCGTCGGTCGTGTCTTTTGATTTCGAGCTCTTTCGTCGTTTTTTCTCGCGACGTCTGTCTTTGTCGCTTTCACTGGATGCACTAGCACGCCGTATCGCGAACTCTAGTTCTGATAGGTCGTCTCTGGAGTGCTTGCGTGCTAATTTATCGACTTTTTCTCGGTTTTTGGCCCGAACTTCATTGAGGCTCTCCATCGAAGAGCTAGTGGAACGACTGAGACCATATTCTGTTTCCTCTTCCTCCGAACGTATCTTCAAAATTGGTTCGGCCTTTAATTTCGGGCGAACTTTGCTAGTTCGGTTTAGTTCCTCTCTTGAAGGTTCGCCTCTGGTGCATAGAATACctccttttaatttttgtttcgcAAGCAGGTACCCGACGAGGCTGCTTTTAGATTTGGGTTTCTTTGCCACGATAGTTTCAGTGGAATCGGGGCTCGAAACCTTTCGGGGTCTACCAACTTTTCGCTTCTTTGATGAGCCCCTGTCTGAATCTGGGGATAACGCGGGCGTAGACGGCGCTGTAGAATTAGAAGAGGCCGGCAAAGCTGGAGAGAGGGCGTCAATCTGAGCTTTCTTTTCATCGAACTGCCTCTGAAGTTCTTGTAATCTTTCTCTCATATCTTTTTCTATCGCATTGACAAGGGCGTGACACGTCGGCAATGTTTGGGCATGAGAACAACTTACAGAGCCGCATGAACAAGACGTGACTCGTCGGAGGCTCGTCTCCAACTCTCCCCCACTATGTCTAGCTTCGTCTCTTTCTCTTTCACGTTTATGCCGACGCATCTTCTGTAATTTATGCCGTAAGCGTTCTTCTCTGTCATGactcttttttcttcttctttcacTAGACGAATCTCGATCTCTATGCCTATGCTTTTCTTTTTTACTCGAGGATTGGGCTTGTATATCGTATTCCCTGTGTCTATCTCTGTCTCTCACAGCAGGACTGTGTAAAGGTTCATTCTTAACGAACGGACGGGAAGATATGGACAGATTATTTTGTGGACTTTCTTCGACCTCTTCCATGAATCTCTGTTCCGCTAATGCACACAATAACCCTAAGCCGCCGAGGGCAGGCTTTGCGGGTTCAGCATTGCAAGGATCAGCTGGTGGGAACTCAAATCTTCTGTGCGGTTCTGCTTCAGTCCTGGGAGGAGATTTCGGTGAAGTTTTAATCATGATGTTAAGTTTTGATGTTGGTCTCGTATCAACGGTCAACGGGACCGGCTCTAAGGAAGGCATGCTTGTGCCGGGAGTTGTCCTTTCAAATTGTTCAATGCTGTTTGAAAGAAGTTCTAATCCACTAAGGTCCACAGGTGGCCTCGCGCTTTGGGGCGTCACTTGTGGTACAGGAGTGGCTCTCGCAGTGTCTATCACCAGCTCATTAGTAGAGCCTCCACTGCTCAAATTGTCCATCGTGTCATCTCTCTCGATCGCATCGATTGCCTTTTCTACGGCGCCTACCATAACTGAATTAGTCAGACCTTCGGAAGAAGACTCTTCGGCGCTATCAATCGATGGTACTAATATCTGCGGAGAGCTCTGGGATTCGGAATCCTCTGGAAAGTGAGCCACGCCAACACAAGCAATATCGCGCTCATCTTCATCGGCGTGGTTGGGAGaatcatcatcgtcatcgaTGTGATCAGTTTGGTTGGAAGCATCTTTCTGGACTGGAGCTTCTGAAGCTTCCGGTGGTGGAGTGGGCGGAGCGGCTGGTGACGTGGCCTGGCTCCTGCACGCCTGTTCCGAGAAGTCTGGCTGGTAAAACACGTGAGTCGTTAGCATAGGTTGTTGAACCGGTTCCGGGGCAAACGTCGGCTGGGGTTTCTCCTGGGGTGGCTCTGGCTCTAATTTGATCAAGTGTGGCGTGATGATCGGCTGTAAAATGGATTTACGTTTTTCCTGGTGCGCTGGATGCGGCTGTGGGGCCGGGGCTGGGGCCAAAGTCACCAGTCGAGTagaatgtgtgtgtgtatgctGCAAAGTGGCTGTGGAGGCGAGAATGTCTCCTGGAAGAATCTGCAGGTGATGTGACGGATGTGGCGCATGGGGTAGCAACAAAGGTGCCGATGGATACGGCATGCCGCCCCACACCACTGCATGAGGGAGGTCGGGTGGAGCTGGTAGTAAGAGCCAAGCTCCCGATGTTGGTTCCCGGACCAGCTGGAAGCCCCCCATGGAGGACACGCCACTGCTCACTGGTGTCATGCCTCCTACGCCAACGCCTCCCACCATCATACTCTCCATGGACATTTGAGCTgcgaacaaaaatattaaatttttactaaACTAACAAAGTCGTACTAATCATAAGATCTATGTACTTTGTacttttgtatttgtactatgtacttttactggtggtaggacctcttgtgagtccgcgcgggtagataccaccaccctgcctatttctgccgtgaagcagaaatgcgtttcgatttgaagagtggggcagccgttgtaagtatactgagaccttagaatgtatatctcaagatgggtggcggcatttacgttatagttgtctatgggctccggtaaccacttaacatcaggtgggctgtgaggtcatccacctattaatgcaataataaaaaattcagtAAATTGTCCATATTTTACTGTGACTATTTCACTTGGTTTCATCTTATcccttgcgtttttttttttttctatctaagctggtagccttagagGGCTATGCCAACGTAACCGAGtaagtgggtgagctcacgaggctcaaacctgaggacaTTGCTAACAAtatccctagcaagagtaaTGCTGCGCAGAATCTTCCACCGCATCGGACAacgaccgactgagaagatccagcgagaaacttagtgggctgtgtctgtgggttaatttactcgccaaactcttcgtcgcaagcgacgggttcgacgagaacgatgaccgaggcttgaggtacctaaaaacaccgttagtggatcgggaggaattattattataataattgaatatttttaaagtttaacaaTGTATGCGTGTTGTTATTGAATCCGAACACACAATTCGGTGTCGGATGTTACATCAACGTCTTAATACTATTTTATTGATACATTTGCATTCAAAGCTCGTTCTCTTACAACAGTTTTGTGAATGAACATCGAACGCACGAGCTTACACGTACACCGcgattttaatgattctatTACGTGTGCTTTCGAACTAGGGCTGTCTCTTTTCGTGACGAGACCGAAAATGATTAAACACGAATTTGAATAACGAAAATCCAGTAACATTTTCCTTTGTTTTTGAGAGTTTTGTCATTTACACCTTTACTGGTTGGATTCAGCGGACAAATGCTGAATTTTATCCAAATGCTACATACCTATATACATTATTATGTTAAATACATATCCTATATTGAGAATAGCGATTTGGATCTACACTCAGCGGCAGTTAGTGAGCTGATGGATGCACATGCACTGCCCACCTTGTATCAAATTGTTACCGAAGTTCACAGACAACAATATGAATGCCATGCATCCCCTTgagaagtctcaattgtactgtATTACGGGgacctcatccttcaaaccggagcACAGGTTCATATAATCACTAACTACTAGATGGGTTGGGAGATCTTCGTCTACGCAATtttgtatatatacatacatacatacttatatatatcgacgcttaaaaggcaaacgtgactaagcgacaatgcgtgaactttacagtagactaatttaaagttgaaatacctgaaaaaaaaatctattttaacgaatctagctgtaggattgaaatgattttaaaagacctataaatatatttttttgtgcgcatcgaatatggttactGCCTGTCATTTATGTATAcctaaagcagttattgtcgcttagtcacgtttgcctttcaagcgacgatatgttatattatagataaaaactatatttattttttcttttatactttatactttattttttccTTCGTCCTACCATCTTTTTTTTGGAATTAAGGATTACTGGTgcctgaaggcctttccaggctcaccaggacaggtgggctcAGCCAGTAGGTATGAGATTTACTAACAGCGGCCCGAGCGCCTACggaggaaacctaacaactcaagggcagctgcttcgcgaattttcttttttttcccctacctattcgttggtagcttaagaAGTTATGCCAGCTACGTCCggatcggtaggtgagctcacggggttaaCCTTTGAGATTTACTagtcctagcaaaagcagtgctacgcaaaatctaccaccggatcggaatcgcgacccacctagaagatctggcgaaaaactcaacgtgctgatgcatgggttaggttgtacCATTAAAGAATGATTGTTCAGTTTTAAAACGACATTATCGTCCTCAGTGCTTAAATCTCGAATTACGTATTTACATTCGTAGTCCGAAGCTGAATATAAAGTTTCGGAACAGCACTATTCGTAAATACTTAGTAGTATTACAGAAGTAAACGAGCACCGCTGCTTTGCATTCCCACCGCGCGCTTCCGGACCGGCCGGGACTCACAATGCTCACTACATTTAAATACACATTGGCCTTAACGACACATACGCCACGAGATATTGTTGATGTAAAAACACTTATGTCATTTAAATAGgtaggtagagggggaagaggttgaccgaaggagacatggatggagtgtgtgaatgacgatatgagagagagaggagtgagtgttaagatgacggctgatagaggagaatggaatagaaaaattcgctgtgccgacctcgcctagtgggataaggcggagaaaaagaagatgtaatttaaatactttttaatgtacttttattagcttcagacgtacgtATGTTagcatgtaacggaatctttgaacatgattttgacccccttcaaaacgtcggattaactcgaaatttggtatagtttataaggaccgacgacaattaa
The Bombyx mori chromosome 17, ASM3026992v2 DNA segment above includes these coding regions:
- the LOC105842657 gene encoding protein winged eye isoform X3, with the protein product MLGGAAGGARSRPPSDLQQGLARFPLYSLFPTHAASRPNAHKVTESLFSTSLSTFGVPTPPPNSPLHLELYNCSQRVVITDKESSKMEEAKLTKCISESLCCPGDARPALEGVGLMTPLTIKTEQAKRSCNTCLTNSPKKIIHTDGGCSRTNPVTWLGVAGQNLQVQVKREPQQLHVSELVAVKLEQASPGTKPDNPPAIPASLNNGSIPVGIAVARQRVGDAGLLAALSQKDTQQRMHDIAQMSMESMMVGGVGVGGMTPVSSGVSSMGGFQLVREPTSGAWLLLPAPPDLPHAVVWGGMPYPSAPLLLPHAPHPSHHLQILPGDILASTATLQHTHTHSTRLVTLAPAPAPQPHPAHQEKRKSILQPIITPHLIKLEPEPPQEKPQPTFAPEPVQQPMLTTHVFYQPDFSEQACRSQATSPAAPPTPPPEASEAPVQKDASNQTDHIDDDDDSPNHADEDERDIACVGVAHFPEDSESQSSPQILVPSIDSAEESSSEGLTNSVMVGAVEKAIDAIERDDTMDNLSSGGSTNELVIDTARATPVPQVTPQSARPPVDLSGLELLSNSIEQFERTTPGTSMPSLEPVPLTVDTRPTSKLNIMIKTSPKSPPRTEAEPHRRFEFPPADPCNAEPAKPALGGLGLLCALAEQRFMEEVEESPQNNLSISSRPFVKNEPLHSPAVRDRDRHREYDIQAQSSSKKEKHRHRDRDSSSERRRKKSHDREERLRHKLQKMRRHKRERERDEARHSGGELETSLRRVTSCSCGSVSCSHAQTLPTCHALVNAIEKDMRERLQELQRQFDEKKAQIDALSPALPASSNSTAPSTPALSPDSDRGSSKKRKVGRPRKVSSPDSTETIVAKKPKSKSSLVGYLLAKQKLKGGILCTRGEPSREELNRTSKVRPKLKAEPILKIRSEEEETEYGLSRSTSSSMESLNEVRAKNREKVDKLARKHSRDDLSELEFAIRRASASSESDKDRRREKKRRKSSKSKDTTDECEVNNPSKDPTPPVVSKCTLTEDKLDSNPRVLTAMGGLFYAGKLSAVQAPDVYAITLDGERGNKPHILSREETLRDAILEVSPVSVSELPSGARVCAYWSQQYRCLYPGTVAVSSPDPHDDKFVAVEFDDGDSGRIAIEDIRFLEPNYPVVEYENPLFTLGKRRRNTSASGEDKKPSEIKPSTSDQKPATEQERHKDRKKLKKHRKEKLKRHSSEDDPNEYVKKKKKKHKCCEEHCKHKKHHKKHRKHRKRHHSSCKEQSSSSGEDIKKSSSEYVDSNKSNEDSGDSNDKLSTLIAIEKSPEEMKTVIKKTVLSKKSLVKSAVLDFSNIGKSALKRDEAPDNLKDSGIGMEDEPTASTSDASKKKTKRRTVSGSSEGAGAGGAVGGVSKMAAFLPGGALWRWRGPAYRRTARPRHKKLFYKAIQRGEEILNVGESAVFLSTGRADRPYIGRVLALWQARGAMAVRVAWFYHPEETPLCTQTLQYPGGLFESPHTDENDVQTISHKCEVLPLAQYQERMGDDPVKYSTVYDNNDVYYLAGHYDPTQQTLRMEPDIPFANPSTS
- the LOC105842657 gene encoding protein winged eye isoform X2, coding for MLGGAAGGARSRPPSDLQQGLARFPLYSLFPTHAASRPNAHKVTESLFSTSLSTFGVPTPPPNSPLHLELYNCSQRVVITDKESSKMEEAKLTKCISESLCCPGDARPALEGVGLMTPLTIKTEQAKRSCNTCLTNSPKKIIHTDGGCSRTNPVTWLGVAGQNLQVQVKREPQQLHVSELVAVKLEQASPGTKPDNPPAIPASLNNGSIPVGIAVARQRVGDAGLLAALSQKDTQQRMHDIDAAQAAMTVGMANVVCDDRSAPLAWPAPPAPPPPAPLWQYPAAQMSMESMMVGGVGVGGMTPVSSGVSSMGGFQLVREPTSGAWLLLPAPPDLPHAVVWGGMPYPSAPLLLPHAPHPSHHLQILPGDILASTATLQHTHTHSTRLVTLAPAPAPQPHPAHQEKRKSILQPIITPHLIKLEPEPPQEKPQPTFAPEPVQQPMLTTHVFYQPDFSEQACRSQATSPAAPPTPPPEASEAPVQKDASNQTDHIDDDDDSPNHADEDERDIACVGVAHFPEDSESQSSPQILVPSIDSAEESSSEGLTNSVMVGAVEKAIDAIERDDTMDNLSSGGSTNELVIDTARATPVPQVTPQSARPPVDLSGLELLSNSIEQFERTTPGTSMPSLEPVPLTVDTRPTSKLNIMIKTSPKSPPRTEAEPHRRFEFPPADPCNAEPAKPALGGLGLLCALAEQRFMEEVEESPQNNLSISSRPFVKNEPLHSPAVRDRDRHREYDIQAQSSSKKEKHRHRDRDSSSERRRKKSHDREERLRHKLQKMRRHKRERERDEARHSGGELETSLRRVTSCSCGSVSCSHAQTLPTCHALVNAIEKDMRERLQELQRQFDEKKAQIDALSPALPASSNSTAPSTPALSPDSDRGSSKKRKVGRPRKVSSPDSTETIVAKKPKSKSSLVGYLLAKQKLKGGILCTRGEPSREELNRTSKVRPKLKAEPILKIRSEEEETEYGLSRSTSSSMESLNEVRAKNREKVDKLARKHSRDDLSELEFAIRRASASSESDKDRRREKKRRKSSKSKDTTDECEVNNPSKDPTPPVVSKCTLTEDKLDSNPRVLTAMGGLFYAGKLSAVQAPDVYAITLDGERGNKPHILSREETLRDAILEVSPVSVSELPSGARVCAYWSQQYRCLYPGTVAVSSPDPHDDKFVAVEFDDGDSGRIAIEDIRFLEPNYPVVEYENPLFTLGKRRRNTSASGEDKKPSEIKPSTSDQKPATEQERHKDRKKLKKHRKEKLKRHSSEDDPNEYVKKKKKKHKCCEEHCKHKKHHKKHRKHRKRHHSSCKEQSSSSGEDIKKSSSEYVDSNKSNEDSGDSNDKLSTLIAIEKSPEEMKTVIKKTVLSKKSLVKSAVLDFSNIGKSALKRDEAPDNLKDSGIGMEDEPTASTSDASKKKTKRRTVSGSSEGAGAGGAVGGVSKMAAFLPGGALWRWRGPAYRRTARPRHKKLFYKAIQRGEEILNVGESAVFLSTGRADRPYIGRVLALWQARGAMAVRVAWFYHPEETPLCTQTLQYPGGLFESPHTDENDVQTISHKCEVLPLAQYQERMGDDPVKYSTVYDNNDVYYLAGHYDPTQQTLRMEPDIPFANPSTS
- the LOC105842657 gene encoding protein winged eye isoform X1; the protein is MLGGAAGGARSRPPSDLQQGLARFPLYSLFPTHAASRPNAHKVTESLFSTSLSTFGVPTPPPNSPLHLELYNCSQRVVITDKESSKMEEAKLTKCISESLCCPGDARPALEGVGLMTPLTIKTEQAKRSCNTCLTNSPKKIIHTDGGCSRTNPVTWLGVAGQNLQVQVKREPQQLHVSELVAVKLEQASPGTKPDNPPAIPASLNNGSIPVGIAVARQRVGDAGLLAALSQKDTQQRMHDIGATSFCCHPTDAAQAAMTVGMANVVCDDRSAPLAWPAPPAPPPPAPLWQYPAAQMSMESMMVGGVGVGGMTPVSSGVSSMGGFQLVREPTSGAWLLLPAPPDLPHAVVWGGMPYPSAPLLLPHAPHPSHHLQILPGDILASTATLQHTHTHSTRLVTLAPAPAPQPHPAHQEKRKSILQPIITPHLIKLEPEPPQEKPQPTFAPEPVQQPMLTTHVFYQPDFSEQACRSQATSPAAPPTPPPEASEAPVQKDASNQTDHIDDDDDSPNHADEDERDIACVGVAHFPEDSESQSSPQILVPSIDSAEESSSEGLTNSVMVGAVEKAIDAIERDDTMDNLSSGGSTNELVIDTARATPVPQVTPQSARPPVDLSGLELLSNSIEQFERTTPGTSMPSLEPVPLTVDTRPTSKLNIMIKTSPKSPPRTEAEPHRRFEFPPADPCNAEPAKPALGGLGLLCALAEQRFMEEVEESPQNNLSISSRPFVKNEPLHSPAVRDRDRHREYDIQAQSSSKKEKHRHRDRDSSSERRRKKSHDREERLRHKLQKMRRHKRERERDEARHSGGELETSLRRVTSCSCGSVSCSHAQTLPTCHALVNAIEKDMRERLQELQRQFDEKKAQIDALSPALPASSNSTAPSTPALSPDSDRGSSKKRKVGRPRKVSSPDSTETIVAKKPKSKSSLVGYLLAKQKLKGGILCTRGEPSREELNRTSKVRPKLKAEPILKIRSEEEETEYGLSRSTSSSMESLNEVRAKNREKVDKLARKHSRDDLSELEFAIRRASASSESDKDRRREKKRRKSSKSKDTTDECEVNNPSKDPTPPVVSKCTLTEDKLDSNPRVLTAMGGLFYAGKLSAVQAPDVYAITLDGERGNKPHILSREETLRDAILEVSPVSVSELPSGARVCAYWSQQYRCLYPGTVAVSSPDPHDDKFVAVEFDDGDSGRIAIEDIRFLEPNYPVVEYENPLFTLGKRRRNTSASGEDKKPSEIKPSTSDQKPATEQERHKDRKKLKKHRKEKLKRHSSEDDPNEYVKKKKKKHKCCEEHCKHKKHHKKHRKHRKRHHSSCKEQSSSSGEDIKKSSSEYVDSNKSNEDSGDSNDKLSTLIAIEKSPEEMKTVIKKTVLSKKSLVKSAVLDFSNIGKSALKRDEAPDNLKDSGIGMEDEPTASTSDASKKKTKRRTVSGSSEGAGAGGAVGGVSKMAAFLPGGALWRWRGPAYRRTARPRHKKLFYKAIQRGEEILNVGESAVFLSTGRADRPYIGRVLALWQARGAMAVRVAWFYHPEETPLCTQTLQYPGGLFESPHTDENDVQTISHKCEVLPLAQYQERMGDDPVKYSTVYDNNDVYYLAGHYDPTQQTLRMEPDIPFANPSTS
- the LOC105842657 gene encoding protein winged eye isoform X4, with translation MEEAKLTKCISESLCCPGDARPALEGVGLMTPLTIKTEQAKRSCNTCLTNSPKKIIHTDGGCSRTNPVTWLGVAGQNLQVQVKREPQQLHVSELVAVKLEQASPGTKPDNPPAIPASLNNGSIPVGIAVARQRVGDAGLLAALSQKDTQQRMHDIGATSFCCHPTDAAQAAMTVGMANVVCDDRSAPLAWPAPPAPPPPAPLWQYPAAQMSMESMMVGGVGVGGMTPVSSGVSSMGGFQLVREPTSGAWLLLPAPPDLPHAVVWGGMPYPSAPLLLPHAPHPSHHLQILPGDILASTATLQHTHTHSTRLVTLAPAPAPQPHPAHQEKRKSILQPIITPHLIKLEPEPPQEKPQPTFAPEPVQQPMLTTHVFYQPDFSEQACRSQATSPAAPPTPPPEASEAPVQKDASNQTDHIDDDDDSPNHADEDERDIACVGVAHFPEDSESQSSPQILVPSIDSAEESSSEGLTNSVMVGAVEKAIDAIERDDTMDNLSSGGSTNELVIDTARATPVPQVTPQSARPPVDLSGLELLSNSIEQFERTTPGTSMPSLEPVPLTVDTRPTSKLNIMIKTSPKSPPRTEAEPHRRFEFPPADPCNAEPAKPALGGLGLLCALAEQRFMEEVEESPQNNLSISSRPFVKNEPLHSPAVRDRDRHREYDIQAQSSSKKEKHRHRDRDSSSERRRKKSHDREERLRHKLQKMRRHKRERERDEARHSGGELETSLRRVTSCSCGSVSCSHAQTLPTCHALVNAIEKDMRERLQELQRQFDEKKAQIDALSPALPASSNSTAPSTPALSPDSDRGSSKKRKVGRPRKVSSPDSTETIVAKKPKSKSSLVGYLLAKQKLKGGILCTRGEPSREELNRTSKVRPKLKAEPILKIRSEEEETEYGLSRSTSSSMESLNEVRAKNREKVDKLARKHSRDDLSELEFAIRRASASSESDKDRRREKKRRKSSKSKDTTDECEVNNPSKDPTPPVVSKCTLTEDKLDSNPRVLTAMGGLFYAGKLSAVQAPDVYAITLDGERGNKPHILSREETLRDAILEVSPVSVSELPSGARVCAYWSQQYRCLYPGTVAVSSPDPHDDKFVAVEFDDGDSGRIAIEDIRFLEPNYPVVEYENPLFTLGKRRRNTSASGEDKKPSEIKPSTSDQKPATEQERHKDRKKLKKHRKEKLKRHSSEDDPNEYVKKKKKKHKCCEEHCKHKKHHKKHRKHRKRHHSSCKEQSSSSGEDIKKSSSEYVDSNKSNEDSGDSNDKLSTLIAIEKSPEEMKTVIKKTVLSKKSLVKSAVLDFSNIGKSALKRDEAPDNLKDSGIGMEDEPTASTSDASKKKTKRRTVSGSSEGAGAGGAVGGVSKMAAFLPGGALWRWRGPAYRRTARPRHKKLFYKAIQRGEEILNVGESAVFLSTGRADRPYIGRVLALWQARGAMAVRVAWFYHPEETPLCTQTLQYPGGLFESPHTDENDVQTISHKCEVLPLAQYQERMGDDPVKYSTVYDNNDVYYLAGHYDPTQQTLRMEPDIPFANPSTS